ATGACCCCTAAAAAAATCAGATGTTTTCTTGAAAATCAAAATAAAAACAACTCTGACCTGAAAATGGGTTACAGCACATATTCAAGAGTGAAACAAAGACTTAGTGAAGAAGGAATCATCGGGCTTATTCCAAAATACAGCGCTTATAATAAAGGGCAATCAATAATTAAAAAGCGGATTTACGAAAAGTTCAAAAGCCTTTATCTGCAGCCCCATGCTCCATCAAGATTAAGCTGCTATAACGAAGTTAAAGCTGAATTTGCGCATTATTACGAAGAATGGAATTTTCCCGGTTACCTTGCATTTAAAAGAAAACTCGAGACAGAATTTACGGAAGACGAAATAAAAATCTATAGAACTTCTTTGAATGATATCTCCATTGAAAGCGTTCTTTCAGCTTTTTAAAAATAAAATTTTAAGCCGATTGCTAACTAAAGAAAATGCATTTGGGGTCTTTATTCACTTCTTCTACGATAGCATCAAGCGTACCGGGATTTACAGAACGCTTAATCTCTTTATAATAATCGTACCATCTGTCTTTACTGTCTGCCCACCATAAAGACCAGCTGTTTTTAAGTTCATCGTATTTAAGCTTTGCAACAGGCATTTTTGACCACTTGTCATCATGTCTGAGCCTTTCTTCAAACATTGTGACATCATTGCCTCTTATTGAATACGAATATTTCAGCTGACACCTGATATGCTCAGGAATCTGATCGCAATATTCATCCAGCTTCTTTATTACTTGCGCTTTTAAAAATTCTGTTAATGCCATAAATTACTCCTGCGAAAGTTTCTTGCCGTGCCATATAACTTTACCTATAACAGCAATGCCCGATTGTGTATGAAGGTCAACCGTAAATGTGCTGTATTCCGGATTATCGCTCTTAACCTGCAATTTATTGTCAGGCATAAGTTCAAGTCTTTTTACTACTAAGGCATCGTCAAATCTTACGACAAAAATTGCATCTCTGATTGCAGTATTGGCAGTATCTATCATAATCAGGTCGCCGTCTTTTATTGTCGGCTCCATTGATTCGCCTTTTACTTCAAACACTACAAGAGCATTTTTCGGAGCAAGAATGTTTTTATTAAACCATTCCTGTTCAAAAGGATAATGCCCTATGACTGTTTCATTATCTACAATACAACCTGATCCGGCAGCATTTTTAATATCAAAAATGGGGACATAGACAATATTGTCGCAATAAACATTTTTGCCTGAATTATCTTCAATAAACATTGATCCTTTGCCGGCAACAATATATTCAAGATTAGCTTCCAGATTTTCATACAGCAGCGTTAAATACTCGACTGATGCTTGCCTTTCGCCTCTTTCATAATTGCTTATTGTCTTAGGAGCGATGTTTATCATTTTGCTTAATTCTTCAATAGTAAGAGCTGACTGAGTTCTGATGCCTCTGAGTCTTTGTCCTATTTCTTTTAATACTATTGGATTTAGCTCTTTTCCCATAGTTGTATTTTACCTTCTTAATAAAATATTACCATATGGTCTAATTTATTGACAATGTTCTCAAATGGTAATAATATAATTTAATTCAAGAACGAATGGT
This region of bacterium genomic DNA includes:
- a CDS encoding DNA-binding domain-containing protein, whose protein sequence is MKKQLLKLIKGLNKFKTDDLCQMAELEESEIQPYLSEFTDEGIIIKISADSYTMLEKIPQRQTKRRKNVKAEKIEKLKKLLQFPQEELDKFKKVPENLRKPAEKYLKILYMTQDMTPKKIRCFLENQNKNNSDLKMGYSTYSRVKQRLSEEGIIGLIPKYSAYNKGQSIIKKRIYEKFKSLYLQPHAPSRLSCYNEVKAEFAHYYEEWNFPGYLAFKRKLETEFTEDEIKIYRTSLNDISIESVLSAF
- a CDS encoding DUF3024 domain-containing protein, which translates into the protein MALTEFLKAQVIKKLDEYCDQIPEHIRCQLKYSYSIRGNDVTMFEERLRHDDKWSKMPVAKLKYDELKNSWSLWWADSKDRWYDYYKEIKRSVNPGTLDAIVEEVNKDPKCIFFS
- a CDS encoding S24 family peptidase gives rise to the protein MGKELNPIVLKEIGQRLRGIRTQSALTIEELSKMINIAPKTISNYERGERQASVEYLTLLYENLEANLEYIVAGKGSMFIEDNSGKNVYCDNIVYVPIFDIKNAAGSGCIVDNETVIGHYPFEQEWFNKNILAPKNALVVFEVKGESMEPTIKDGDLIMIDTANTAIRDAIFVVRFDDALVVKRLELMPDNKLQVKSDNPEYSTFTVDLHTQSGIAVIGKVIWHGKKLSQE